A single window of Triplophysa rosa linkage group LG2, Trosa_1v2, whole genome shotgun sequence DNA harbors:
- the si:ch211-284e13.6 gene encoding uncharacterized protein si:ch211-284e13.6, which translates to MEERRYLLPDGGGNSKLSSKAIKTERDTAVRAVRKQPGDPETSTQMRGRKDDLCDVPCKVPRFQYVDFPSLHQCIQQLFVPPLNSWLGSCSLTKAPNRRPISPKENVPKFKYVDYPSLHHCIQQLSVPPLESWSTGLVRHNAEESSEGSEVQKMPSQSGTVRNNQRAKENEAGVQNKEDSSKVTAWSFSDPVKLRYTHTKSITGPVGGLKKDCTSDGKRLTEKDDLRFSAIKSEFDSGSDCASRLESSSGSQTDTMVVRNHRPSVISMVHTNKQKHWTPEEHWNPPDPVDRLQWNILPEPVCPFCQQMFTNPEQFRAHQRSHRDKRPN; encoded by the exons ATGGAGGAAAGGAGGTACCTGCTTCCAGATGGGGGTGGCAATTCCAAACTCTCGTCCAAAGCCATCAAAACGGAGCGTGACACAGCGGTTAGAGCTGTCAGGAAACAGCCGGGTGACCCAGAGACGTCCACACAAATGCGCGGGAGAAAAGATGATCTCTGTGATGTGCCTTGCAAGGTGCCTCGTTTCCAGTATGTTGATTTCCCTTCTCTACACCAGTGCATCCAACAGCTTTTTGTGCCTCCCCTGAATAGTTGGCTGGGATCTTGCTCACTGACAAAGGCACCAAACCGTAGGCCTATCAGTCCTAAAGAAAATGTGCCCAAATTTAAGTATGTGGACTACCCTTCTCTCCACCACTGCATTCAGCAGCTATCTGTGCCTCCGTTAGAAAGCTGGAGTACTGGGCTGGTCAGGCACAATGCAGAGGAAAGCTCTGAAGGGTCTGAAGTGCAGAAGATGCCCTCTCAGTCTGGGACTGTGAGAAACAACCAAAGGGCTAAGGAGAATGAGGCAGGAGTTCAGAACAAGGAGGACAGTAGTAAAGTAACAGCGTGGTCTTTTTCAGATCCTGTGAAActgagatacacacacacaaaatcaatCACAGGGCCTGTGGGAGGACTAAAGAAAGACTGCACCTCAGATGGAAAGAGACTGACAGAGAAAGATGACTTAAGGTTTTCCGCTATAAAATCAGAGTTTGATTCGGGATCAGATTGTGCTTCCAGGTTAGAATCTAGTTCTGGATCTCAGACAGACACAATGGTGGTAAGAAATCACAGACCTTCAGTTATTAGCATGGTGCACACTAACAAACAGAAGCACTGGACACCGGAGGAACATTGGAACCCACCCGATCCTGTAGACCGGCTACAATGGAATATTCTCCCAGAGCCAGTTTGCCCATTTTGCCAACAGATGTTCACAAATCCAGAGCAGTTTAGGGCTCACCAGCGGAGCCATAGAGATAAG AGACCAAACTGA